Proteins encoded together in one Triticum aestivum cultivar Chinese Spring unplaced genomic scaffold, IWGSC CS RefSeq v2.1 scaffold218412, whole genome shotgun sequence window:
- the LOC123177571 gene encoding uncharacterized protein, whose product MDKNASLKDIDLVYFEIWRRVAKKNLSYIDAVKEVYEMDKFDVHKRRLDGELKGVPAIATIKAYMQYVVRQGGIDAKTEEDKARDVFRKLSVSMHKAMNMAQYAQKKLDLADELKLDKEGGVVPLERPFEF is encoded by the exons ATGGATAAGAATGCGTCCCTCAAGGACATAGATCTTGTCTATTTTGAGATCTGGAGGCGTGTCGCTAAGAAAAAT TTAAGTTACATTGATGCTGTGAAGGAAGTATATGAAATGGACAAGTTCGATGTACACAAAAGGAGACTAGATGGTGAACTGAAAGGGGTTCCTGCCATCGCAACAATAAAAGCATAT ATGCAGTATGTTGTCCGACAAGGTGGCATTGACGCGAAG ACCGAAGAGGATAAAGCTCGGGATGTGTTTAGGAAGTTATCTGTCAGTATG CATAAAGCAATGAACATGGCTCAGTACGCTCAGAAAAAGTTGGATTTAGCAGATGAGCTGAAGTTGGACAAAGAG GGTGGAGTTGTTCCATTGGAAAGACCCTTCGAGTTCTGA